The DNA window AACTGATGCGCGTGGCGCCGGATGGCCGCGGCGTGATCGGCATCCTGGCAGCCAACCAACTGGTGCTCAAGCCAAAGTTGTATTCCACCTTCCTGTTGTGGCTATTGTCGGAACTGTTCGAGCGTTTGCCCGAAGTGGGCGACCTGGAACAACCAAAGCTGGTATTCGTGTTCGACGAAGCGCATCTGCTGTTCGACGATGCGCCAGCCGCGCTGGTGCAGCGCATCGAACAAGTCGTGCGATTGATTCGCTCCAAGGGTGTGGGAGTGTATTTCTGCTCGCAGTTTCCCGACGACATCCCCGACAACATCCTCGGCCAGTTGGGCAACCGCGTGCAGCACGCGCTGCGTGCGTACACACCGCGCGATCAGAAAGCGGTCAAGACGACGGCGCAGACTTTTGTCGCCAACCCCAAACTCGATGTAGCGACCGCGATCTCCAGCCTGGGCACCGGCGAGGCACTGGTGTCGCCGCTGCAAGGCAAGGGCGTGCCCGCTCCTGTGCAGCAGACTCTCATCGCACCACCGCGCTGCCGCATGGGCGCCATCAGCGCGAGCGAACGCGCACAGGTACGTGCAGCCAGTCTGGTCGGTACCCGCTACGACACCACGATCAACCGCGAATCGGCCGCAGAACTGCTCGCGCGGCGTGTCGAACAGCTCGCCGAACGCAGCGCTGCACCGCTGGCCCGCACGCGCGAAGATGACGACACGCAAGACAGCGGCTTCGGCAAGGCTGTCAAAGACGCTGTATTTGGCAGCAGCCGTCGTCAAGGCATGCTCGAAGCGATGGCAAAGCAGACGTCTCGTACGATCGGCAACAAGATTGGGCAGCAGATCGTGCGCGGTATTTTCGGCAGTATTTTTGGTGGGAAGCGCTGAGCACAACAACGAGGACGAACGGTATGGGCAAGATATGGATGCATCTTGGTGGGCTCGC is part of the Xanthomonas fragariae genome and encodes:
- a CDS encoding helicase HerA-like domain-containing protein; the encoded protein is MASFLLGKGITDDIAVLLEARFGNRHGLVAGATGTGKTVTLMTLAEGFSRLGVPVFLADVKGDVAGLAVAGDGAAGVLQRATDAGIADYAPAASPVVLWDLYGQLGHPVRTTVSEMGPTLLARILELNDTQSGVLDIVFKLADDRGLILLDLDDLRALLALVVEERKELSTSYGLVSSQSVAAIQRALLRLTQDGGEQFFGEPALELAELMRVAPDGRGVIGILAANQLVLKPKLYSTFLLWLLSELFERLPEVGDLEQPKLVFVFDEAHLLFDDAPAALVQRIEQVVRLIRSKGVGVYFCSQFPDDIPDNILGQLGNRVQHALRAYTPRDQKAVKTTAQTFVANPKLDVATAISSLGTGEALVSPLQGKGVPAPVQQTLIAPPRCRMGAISASERAQVRAASLVGTRYDTTINRESAAELLARRVEQLAERSAAPLARTREDDDTQDSGFGKAVKDAVFGSSRRQGMLEAMAKQTSRTIGNKIGQQIVRGIFGSIFGGKR